In Mycolicibacterium alvei, a single window of DNA contains:
- a CDS encoding galactokinase codes for MRISYSAPGRINLIGEHTDYNLGLALPIALPQRTFVSFDPDSSRALEVSSSLGDGPVRIGLDTVPGELTGWAAYVAGVVWALRTTGIAVPGGTMTITSEVEIGSGLSSSAALECAVLGALLTAADVELDRVDQARIAQHAENEYVGAPTGLLDQLTSLFGEPGQAMLIDFRDVTVQPVRFEPESSGVALLLIDSRARHAHASGEYAARRASCERAAAELGVASLREASVAAALTAVKDPVDARRARHVLTENQRVLDCVAALASADFVAAGALWNASHASMRDDFEITTGHLDLIAETAVQAGAFGARMTGGGFGGCVIVLVPQERVKAVGEAVSRAVCAAGYPEPSITRTHAGGGAGSANAT; via the coding sequence GTGCGGATCAGCTACTCCGCACCGGGCCGGATCAATCTGATCGGCGAGCACACCGACTACAACCTGGGCCTTGCGTTGCCGATTGCCTTGCCGCAGCGGACCTTTGTCAGCTTTGATCCGGATTCATCTCGTGCTCTGGAGGTTTCGAGTTCGTTGGGCGACGGGCCGGTGCGGATCGGTCTGGACACCGTGCCGGGGGAGCTCACCGGGTGGGCGGCGTATGTCGCCGGGGTGGTGTGGGCGCTGCGGACTACTGGGATCGCGGTGCCGGGCGGGACGATGACGATCACGAGCGAGGTGGAGATCGGGTCGGGGCTGTCGTCGTCGGCGGCGCTGGAATGTGCGGTGCTGGGCGCGCTGCTCACCGCGGCCGACGTCGAACTGGATCGCGTCGATCAGGCGCGGATTGCCCAGCACGCTGAGAACGAGTACGTCGGTGCGCCAACGGGACTGCTCGATCAGCTGACGTCGCTGTTCGGTGAACCCGGACAAGCCATGCTGATCGACTTCCGCGACGTCACCGTGCAACCGGTGCGCTTCGAGCCCGAGTCGTCCGGCGTGGCACTGCTGTTGATCGACTCCCGGGCCCGGCACGCGCACGCCAGCGGCGAGTACGCGGCCCGGCGGGCATCGTGTGAGCGGGCCGCCGCCGAGCTCGGGGTGGCCTCGCTGCGTGAGGCGTCTGTCGCCGCAGCGCTCACGGCGGTGAAAGATCCGGTCGATGCCCGGCGGGCACGTCATGTGCTGACCGAGAACCAGCGGGTGCTCGATTGCGTTGCCGCGCTGGCATCGGCGGATTTCGTGGCCGCCGGCGCACTGTGGAACGCGTCGCACGCCTCGATGCGCGACGACTTCGAGATCACCACCGGCCACCTCGATCTGATCGCTGAAACAGCGGTGCAGGCCGGTGCGTTCGGTGCACGGATGACCGGCGGCGGGTTCGGTGGCTGTGTCATCGTGCTGGTGCCGCAGGAGCGGGTGAAGGCGGTCGGCGAAGCGGTGTCGCGCGCGGTGTGTGCGGCGGGGTATCCGGAGCCGAGCAT
- a CDS encoding patatin-like phospholipase family protein → MAAKRSPHRADLVLSGGGVKGIGLVGAVVALKDAGYAIERISGTSAGSLVGAVVAAAEQRNDLTSAQLRELALDVPYRKFRDSGPIERIPVLGTAWGLLRETGVYRGDFAYDWIRSELKNLGVKTFGDLAIKDDHLLPERRYRFVATVTDVTTQQLVRLPWDYRRVYGLDPDEQLVADAVRASMAIPFLFNPVTLNTAAGKPCTLVDGGVLSNFPIDSFDRPDGAEPRWPTFGAAVVPYLPAPSAEQLIPGLGMLRCGEPSFLESLLTTLLVGHDQAHLSLPWVKVRAIQVDSTDVGVLDFDVTRNEAETLYDKGYAATTEFLSTWDWPAYLERFRRAHQVDPR, encoded by the coding sequence ATGGCTGCGAAACGTTCCCCGCACCGCGCTGACCTCGTGCTTTCCGGCGGTGGGGTCAAGGGCATCGGCCTGGTGGGTGCGGTCGTCGCGCTCAAGGACGCCGGGTACGCGATCGAGCGGATCTCCGGAACCTCGGCCGGTTCATTGGTCGGCGCCGTGGTGGCGGCCGCCGAGCAACGCAACGACCTGACCAGTGCGCAGCTGCGCGAGCTCGCCTTGGACGTGCCCTACCGCAAGTTCCGCGACAGCGGGCCGATCGAACGCATCCCGGTGCTGGGGACGGCGTGGGGGCTGCTGCGTGAGACCGGTGTCTATCGCGGGGATTTCGCCTACGACTGGATACGCAGTGAGCTGAAGAACCTGGGCGTCAAGACTTTCGGCGACCTGGCGATCAAAGACGACCATCTACTCCCTGAACGTCGCTACCGGTTCGTGGCCACGGTGACCGACGTGACGACCCAGCAATTGGTGCGTCTGCCCTGGGATTACCGACGTGTCTATGGCCTGGACCCCGACGAGCAACTCGTCGCCGACGCGGTGCGGGCCTCGATGGCGATCCCGTTCCTGTTCAACCCGGTCACGCTGAACACCGCTGCCGGAAAACCGTGCACGCTGGTCGACGGCGGGGTGCTGTCGAACTTCCCGATCGACTCGTTCGACCGTCCCGACGGTGCCGAGCCGCGCTGGCCCACCTTCGGGGCGGCCGTGGTGCCGTACCTGCCCGCGCCCTCGGCCGAGCAGCTCATCCCGGGGCTGGGGATGCTGCGCTGCGGCGAACCCTCTTTCCTGGAAAGTCTGCTCACCACCCTGCTGGTCGGTCACGACCAGGCCCATTTGAGCCTGCCGTGGGTGAAGGTGCGTGCGATCCAGGTGGATTCGACCGACGTCGGGGTGTTGGACTTCGACGTCACCCGCAACGAGGCTGAGACGCTGTACGACAAGGGCTACGCGGCGACGACGGAGTTCCTGTCCACCTGGGACTGGCCGGCCTATCTGGAACGCTTCCGCCGGGCCCACCAGGTGGATCCGCGCTAG
- a CDS encoding TetR/AcrR family transcriptional regulator C-terminal domain-containing protein, protein MAKQATAARRGVDGQINRSVILQAALRLVDRDGVDGLSMRRLSEEVGRDPAVLYRHVPSKAALLDGVTEMVIGQLRIDTADPDWAGQLRTAAHRFRKLALDHPNIVPLMVTRPLATTLGRRPPGMLRPLEDVLTLLTAAGFCGTDALYIYRMLFGYLHGHILTELQEVVERPEESDDVLRLGLHRLSITEFPQVRALASALGSYDGAAELDRGLDVLLIGLETTMGPHPG, encoded by the coding sequence ATGGCTAAACAGGCGACCGCGGCACGGCGTGGTGTGGACGGCCAGATAAACCGTTCGGTGATCCTGCAGGCTGCACTGCGACTGGTGGACCGCGACGGCGTCGATGGCCTCTCGATGCGCCGGCTCAGCGAGGAGGTCGGCCGGGATCCTGCCGTGCTTTACCGGCATGTGCCCAGCAAGGCCGCGTTGCTCGACGGGGTCACCGAGATGGTGATCGGCCAGCTGCGCATCGACACCGCCGATCCAGACTGGGCCGGCCAGCTACGAACGGCGGCGCACAGGTTTCGTAAGTTGGCCCTGGATCACCCAAATATCGTGCCGCTGATGGTGACTCGTCCGCTGGCCACCACTCTGGGGCGGCGTCCGCCGGGGATGCTGCGGCCACTGGAGGATGTCCTGACGCTGTTGACAGCAGCCGGATTCTGCGGGACCGACGCCCTGTACATCTACCGAATGCTCTTCGGCTACCTGCACGGCCACATCCTCACCGAGTTGCAGGAGGTCGTCGAACGGCCAGAGGAGTCCGACGATGTGCTGCGGCTGGGTCTGCACCGGCTGTCCATCACGGAGTTCCCGCAGGTGCGCGCACTGGCCTCCGCGCTGGGGTCCTACGACGGCGCAGCCGAACTTGACCGCGGCCTCGACGTGCTGCTCATCGGGTTGGAGACCACCATGGGCCCACACCCCGGCTGA
- a CDS encoding FAD-binding domain, with protein MRIAISGAGVAGAALAHWLLRTGHSPTLIERAPAFRTGGYMIDFWGIGYRVTRKMGIEAAIRDAGYDVGSVRSLGPDGATRAELRVDVFRRMVGNDYTSLPRGDLAAAIYRTVEGSLPTLFDDSITGIDQRPDRVRVTFENAPADDFDLVIGADGLHSNVRRLVFGPEERFEHYLGCKVAACVVDGYRGGTSDTYLTYSVPGRQIGQFTLRGNRTMFLFVFRDEHDNHGMTPKEQLHNQFDEAGWESRQILAAVDDVEDLFFDVVSQIRMDRWSDDRVLLIGDAAGCISLLGGEGTGLAITEAYALAGELARAGDDHRRAFESYESLLRPFIESKQAGAERLLGFFATRTRFGLWFRDVAMRAMNLGRPVAGLFAGSLRDNLDLPDYRIG; from the coding sequence ATGCGGATAGCCATCAGTGGGGCCGGGGTCGCCGGGGCGGCGCTTGCGCACTGGCTGCTCCGCACCGGCCACAGCCCGACGCTGATCGAGCGGGCGCCGGCTTTCCGCACCGGCGGCTACATGATCGACTTCTGGGGTATCGGTTACCGGGTGACCCGAAAGATGGGCATCGAAGCCGCCATCCGCGATGCGGGCTATGACGTGGGATCTGTGCGCTCGCTCGGACCTGACGGCGCGACCCGTGCCGAACTCCGCGTCGACGTGTTCCGTCGCATGGTCGGCAACGACTACACCAGCCTGCCCCGCGGCGACCTGGCCGCCGCGATCTACCGCACGGTCGAGGGTTCCCTGCCGACATTGTTCGACGACAGCATCACCGGCATCGACCAGCGTCCCGACCGGGTCCGGGTGACGTTCGAGAACGCGCCTGCCGACGATTTCGACCTGGTCATCGGCGCCGACGGCCTGCACTCCAACGTGCGCCGCCTGGTGTTCGGGCCCGAGGAGCGCTTCGAGCACTACCTGGGCTGCAAGGTCGCCGCCTGTGTGGTCGACGGCTACCGCGGTGGGACGTCCGATACCTATCTCACGTACAGCGTTCCGGGCCGCCAGATCGGTCAGTTCACCTTGCGCGGCAACCGCACCATGTTCCTGTTCGTGTTCCGCGACGAGCACGACAACCACGGCATGACACCAAAAGAGCAGTTACACAACCAGTTCGATGAGGCCGGATGGGAGTCCCGGCAGATCCTGGCCGCGGTGGACGACGTCGAGGATCTCTTCTTCGACGTGGTCAGCCAGATCCGGATGGACCGCTGGTCCGACGACCGGGTGTTGTTGATCGGTGATGCGGCAGGCTGCATCTCCCTACTCGGCGGCGAGGGCACCGGGCTGGCGATCACCGAGGCGTACGCCCTGGCCGGGGAACTCGCCCGCGCCGGTGACGATCACCGCCGTGCCTTCGAGAGCTACGAGTCGCTGTTGCGGCCGTTCATCGAGAGCAAGCAGGCCGGTGCCGAACGGCTGCTGGGTTTCTTCGCCACCAGGACCCGGTTCGGGTTGTGGTTCCGCGATGTCGCGATGCGCGCGATGAACCTCGGACGCCCGGTGGCGGGGCTGTTCGCCGGCAGTCTGCGCGACAACCTAGACCTGCCCGATTACCGGATCGGCTGA
- a CDS encoding cytochrome P450 produces the protein MGGTASLPPGPPLPRAIQAGLMLRYWPRFVSACRRRYGDVFTLRIAAMGTMVYLADPADIKVVFAGDPTIFHAGEANSVLSTLLGDSSVLVIDEDEHRERRRQMLPPFHRDAVARQTEIMAQIAAENVASWPVGTPFAAAPKMAEITLEVILRTVIGASDPARLAALREVMPRVLSVGPWETLAIASPGLQRRRPWRTLQRNIETADRLLYAEIADRRADPELATRTDVLAMLVRSADTAGHTMTDRELRDQLMTLLAAGHETTATALSWALERLTRHPAVLDKAVRAARTGDDEYLDAVAKETLRIRPVVFDVGRVLKQPVEVAGYRLPAGVMVAPGIGLVHERDDVYPDADRFDPDRMLGVTLGPTTWFPFGGGNRRCLGATFAMVELRVVLREILCRVDLFTTTAADERQQVKHVTLVPDRGARVCVRALQEAPSGAVASRSAAGGHTSHICPAESGDM, from the coding sequence ATGGGTGGTACCGCGTCACTGCCGCCGGGGCCGCCGCTGCCCCGGGCGATACAGGCCGGATTGATGCTCCGTTACTGGCCGCGGTTCGTATCGGCCTGCCGGCGACGCTACGGCGACGTATTCACGCTGCGAATCGCCGCGATGGGCACGATGGTGTACCTGGCGGATCCGGCCGACATCAAGGTGGTCTTCGCCGGAGATCCGACAATCTTTCATGCCGGAGAGGCGAATTCGGTACTCAGTACGCTGCTCGGCGACAGTTCGGTGCTGGTGATCGACGAGGACGAACACCGCGAACGCCGCAGGCAGATGCTGCCGCCGTTTCACCGCGACGCCGTGGCCCGCCAGACCGAGATCATGGCCCAGATCGCCGCGGAAAACGTCGCGAGCTGGCCGGTGGGCACGCCTTTCGCGGCGGCGCCGAAGATGGCCGAGATCACCCTCGAGGTGATCCTGCGAACCGTCATCGGGGCGTCGGATCCGGCCCGGCTGGCCGCGTTGCGGGAGGTCATGCCCCGGGTGCTCAGTGTCGGCCCGTGGGAGACGCTGGCGATCGCCAGCCCGGGTCTTCAGCGCCGGCGTCCGTGGCGGACTCTGCAACGCAACATCGAGACGGCCGACCGGCTGTTGTACGCCGAGATTGCCGATCGGCGCGCCGACCCGGAACTGGCGACGCGCACCGATGTGCTGGCCATGCTGGTGCGTTCCGCCGATACGGCCGGACACACGATGACCGACCGTGAGCTGCGCGATCAGCTGATGACCCTGCTTGCCGCCGGGCATGAGACCACCGCGACCGCGCTGTCGTGGGCGCTGGAGCGGTTGACCCGTCATCCCGCGGTGCTCGACAAGGCGGTGCGGGCTGCGCGTACCGGCGACGACGAGTACCTCGACGCCGTCGCGAAGGAAACCCTGCGGATCCGGCCGGTGGTGTTCGACGTGGGCCGCGTGCTCAAGCAGCCGGTGGAGGTGGCCGGCTACCGGCTGCCGGCCGGGGTGATGGTGGCCCCGGGCATCGGGCTGGTGCACGAACGCGACGACGTGTATCCCGACGCCGACCGGTTCGACCCGGACCGCATGCTCGGCGTGACGCTGGGGCCCACCACCTGGTTCCCGTTCGGCGGCGGCAACCGCCGCTGTCTGGGGGCGACGTTCGCGATGGTCGAGCTGCGGGTGGTTCTGCGCGAAATCCTATGTCGGGTAGATCTTTTCACCACGACCGCCGCGGACGAACGACAGCAGGTCAAGCACGTCACGCTGGTACCGGACCGCGGGGCGCGGGTCTGTGTGCGGGCGCTGCAGGAGGCGCCGTCCGGCGCTGTTGCGAGCCGTTCTGCCGCGGGTGGTCACACCAGTCACATCTGCCCCGCGGAGTCGGGTGATATGTGA
- a CDS encoding glycoside hydrolase family 25 domain-containing protein: MVDTAAVIKDTLFADVSEWQRPVDDSYPYQVLSIRVSDGTYRDHNFAANYAWMCRALDSGRLVFGIVYTYCRPNWPANATTVRAMIDANGGLHPRIALMLDVEQGGNPRGDGSDWINLLYRNLADYAGDRARIIGYGNVGDLNNMWRTKPSGIRLIVAAYGSNPDYPGKVAHQYTDGSGFGFGLPQGAPPFGNCDMNSADGLTPVQFAAACGVATSPQVGTDLT, from the coding sequence GTGGTGGACACCGCCGCCGTCATCAAAGACACCCTGTTCGCCGACGTCTCCGAGTGGCAACGCCCGGTCGACGACAGTTACCCGTACCAGGTGCTCTCGATCCGGGTCAGCGACGGCACGTACCGAGACCACAATTTCGCGGCCAATTACGCCTGGATGTGCCGCGCCCTGGATTCCGGACGGCTGGTGTTCGGCATCGTGTACACCTACTGCCGGCCCAACTGGCCGGCCAACGCCACCACGGTGCGCGCGATGATCGACGCCAACGGCGGTCTGCACCCGCGTATCGCGCTGATGCTCGACGTCGAGCAGGGCGGTAACCCGCGCGGCGACGGCTCGGATTGGATCAACCTGCTGTACCGGAATCTGGCCGATTACGCCGGCGACCGCGCCCGCATCATCGGCTACGGCAACGTCGGTGATCTGAACAACATGTGGCGCACCAAGCCCAGCGGCATCCGGCTCATCGTCGCCGCGTACGGCAGCAACCCCGACTATCCCGGCAAGGTCGCCCACCAATACACCGACGGCAGCGGGTTCGGTTTCGGACTACCTCAGGGGGCGCCGCCCTTCGGCAACTGCGATATGAACTCCGCCGACGGTCTCACCCCGGTGCAGTTCGCCGCGGCCTGCGGCGTCGCCACCTCACCGCAAGTAGGCACCGACCTGACCTGA
- a CDS encoding fatty acid desaturase family protein — translation MTVRDIVVFAKLSAADIDTIGAEFDTIRGDIEKSLGARDAAYIRRTIVFQRTLDVAARLLIAGTRSKVGLLAGTAALAYSKSVENMEIGHNVGHGQWDWMNDPEIHSATWEWDMAGPSAQWRYSHNYHHHMFSNVLGVDDDLGFGVLRMSRDQQWEPQHLVQPLRNVLLAVVFEWGIALHDFYSARDRADTEDGKNAARQLLRAKIGRQLAKDYVVLPALSLRRWKRTLVANLTANVLRNVWAYLVIFCGHFPDGAARFGPEVLHEESRGEWYLRQMFGAANFKAGPVLAFSSGNLCYQIEHHLFPDLPSNRMPEISLRVRGVCEKYGLPYASGSLTGQYLQTLRTIFTLALPNGGWRSLFGAAPPT, via the coding sequence CTGACAGTCAGAGACATTGTGGTGTTCGCGAAGCTGAGTGCAGCGGATATCGATACGATCGGCGCCGAGTTCGACACCATCCGTGGTGACATCGAAAAGTCTCTCGGCGCGAGGGACGCCGCGTACATTCGGCGCACCATCGTGTTCCAACGGACGCTCGACGTGGCGGCACGGTTGCTGATCGCGGGCACTCGATCAAAGGTCGGCCTGCTGGCGGGGACGGCCGCGTTGGCCTACTCGAAATCCGTGGAAAACATGGAGATCGGCCATAACGTCGGCCACGGCCAGTGGGACTGGATGAACGATCCCGAGATCCACTCCGCCACCTGGGAGTGGGACATGGCGGGTCCGTCGGCGCAGTGGCGCTACTCGCACAATTACCACCATCACATGTTCAGCAACGTGCTGGGCGTGGATGATGACCTCGGCTTCGGCGTCCTGCGGATGAGCCGGGACCAGCAATGGGAACCTCAGCACCTGGTACAACCGCTGCGAAATGTGCTGTTGGCTGTGGTCTTCGAGTGGGGCATCGCGTTACACGACTTCTACTCCGCTCGAGATCGGGCGGACACCGAAGACGGAAAGAACGCGGCGCGGCAGCTGTTGCGGGCCAAGATAGGCCGCCAACTCGCCAAAGACTACGTTGTCCTGCCGGCGCTGAGCCTGCGCCGCTGGAAGCGGACCCTGGTCGCGAACCTGACCGCCAATGTGCTGCGCAACGTGTGGGCGTATCTGGTGATCTTCTGCGGTCATTTCCCTGACGGCGCCGCGAGGTTCGGCCCGGAAGTGCTGCACGAGGAGAGCCGCGGCGAGTGGTATCTGCGGCAGATGTTCGGGGCGGCGAACTTCAAAGCCGGTCCGGTACTGGCATTTTCCAGCGGAAACCTGTGCTATCAGATCGAGCACCATCTGTTCCCGGACCTGCCGAGTAATCGCATGCCCGAGATCAGCCTGCGGGTGCGCGGCGTGTGTGAGAAGTACGGCCTGCCCTACGCCAGTGGGTCGCTCACCGGCCAGTACCTGCAGACGCTGCGGACGATCTTCACACTCGCGCTACCTAATGGGGGGTGGCGATCACTGTTCGGAGCGGCGCCACCCACCTGA
- a CDS encoding glycoside hydrolase family 130 protein: MTSIRPVALTRSPQWLRADHSRVITQLFVPGQEGFEHQESRAGKVLTRILELDDAQTLAVLDDVLLSYGDRHRGLTDTFRRHAAEVADRLASGSRLSDPRMLLLGAVFTNECAIEGAALCNPSIVVHPDQSGIATGSVRFVMSVRGIGEGHRSSIGFRTGTVDDAGRVVVDDPVPFASVGPKVPTLLDADVFRSELAWLHGGGEASDYVLDALGDQFTRADLDERLEQLQRHRSTRPHAAATIELIRAIADRAYGVEFSGDTALSERVLWPATGAEAAGMEDARFVRFVDDGGAVTFYATYTAYSGSQISQQLLATTDFRSFTSVPMVGQAAANKGLALFPRRIRGRFAAMSRSDRESNTIAYSDHPAVWTSSMPCQQPRQPWEALQLGNCGSPIETEDGWLVLTHGVGPMRIYRIGAILLDLDDPTRILGRLTEPLLSAADDEVDGYVPNVVYSCGALVHADTLVLPFGVGDAAIRIATVSLPELLGALRA; this comes from the coding sequence ATGACGTCGATCCGGCCGGTGGCACTCACGCGCAGTCCGCAGTGGTTGAGAGCTGATCATTCGCGGGTGATCACACAGCTGTTCGTTCCGGGCCAAGAGGGTTTCGAACATCAGGAATCCCGGGCGGGCAAGGTTCTCACGCGGATCCTGGAGCTGGATGATGCCCAGACGCTGGCGGTGCTGGACGATGTCCTTCTCAGCTACGGTGACCGCCACCGCGGACTCACCGATACGTTTCGGCGTCACGCCGCCGAAGTGGCCGACCGGCTGGCTTCCGGTTCGAGGCTGTCCGATCCTCGAATGTTGTTGCTCGGCGCGGTGTTCACCAACGAATGCGCGATCGAGGGTGCTGCACTGTGCAACCCCAGCATCGTCGTGCATCCGGATCAATCCGGAATCGCCACGGGCAGTGTCAGATTCGTCATGAGCGTGCGAGGGATCGGGGAGGGGCACCGGTCTTCGATCGGTTTCCGGACCGGCACCGTCGATGATGCCGGCCGCGTCGTGGTCGACGACCCGGTACCGTTCGCCTCCGTCGGTCCGAAGGTGCCGACGCTCCTCGATGCGGATGTGTTCCGCAGCGAGCTGGCCTGGCTGCACGGCGGCGGCGAGGCGTCCGACTACGTGCTCGATGCGCTCGGTGATCAGTTCACCCGTGCCGACTTGGATGAGCGACTCGAGCAGTTGCAGCGGCATCGCAGCACCCGACCGCATGCGGCGGCGACGATCGAGTTGATCCGAGCGATCGCGGATCGCGCGTACGGGGTCGAGTTCTCCGGCGATACCGCACTGTCCGAACGTGTGCTGTGGCCCGCTACCGGCGCCGAGGCCGCCGGGATGGAAGACGCGCGCTTCGTACGTTTCGTCGACGACGGCGGCGCGGTTACGTTCTACGCGACCTACACGGCGTACAGCGGTTCGCAGATCAGCCAACAGCTTCTTGCGACCACTGATTTCCGGTCGTTCACCTCGGTGCCGATGGTCGGGCAGGCCGCAGCGAACAAAGGACTTGCCCTGTTTCCGCGCCGGATCCGCGGACGATTCGCGGCCATGTCGAGATCCGATCGGGAATCGAACACCATCGCCTATTCGGACCACCCGGCGGTGTGGACGAGCTCCATGCCGTGCCAGCAGCCGAGGCAGCCCTGGGAAGCGCTCCAGTTGGGGAACTGCGGTTCACCCATCGAGACCGAGGATGGTTGGCTGGTGCTCACTCACGGCGTCGGACCGATGCGCATCTACCGGATCGGGGCCATCCTGCTCGACCTGGACGATCCGACCCGGATTCTCGGTCGTCTCACCGAACCGCTGCTGAGTGCGGCGGACGATGAAGTCGACGGCTATGTCCCCAATGTCGTGTACTCCTGTGGCGCGCTCGTGCACGCCGACACCTTGGTGTTGCCCTTCGGGGTCGGTGATGCCGCAATCCGCATTGCCACCGTGTCTTTGCCCGAACTGCTGGGAGCATTGCGTGCGTAG
- a CDS encoding glycosyltransferase has product MTDGSGTFEHALLAEPRVENGYCTDDMARVLVVATRAPGPDRDLNRLAGVAMRFLNEAQTLTGACHNRMDSTGAWVDEPALEDCWGRCLWGLGTAAAHSDVGMVRQMAVGQFTRAAQQRSIWPRAMAFAVLGAAELLSAHPGHSAALSLITDYVVGIPAPTGNPDWPWPEPRLTYANAVLAEAMIAAGVAIDDSALYNRGLDLLAWLVERETADDHLSVTPAAGWGIDDPRPGFDQQPIEVAALADACARAAAVDPSAIWPETVRAAAAWFQGVNDIGELMWDPETGAGFDGLHADGVNRNQGAESTLAALSTFLQAQRFSHTTP; this is encoded by the coding sequence ATGACGGACGGCAGCGGAACCTTCGAACATGCCTTACTGGCTGAACCGAGAGTCGAAAATGGTTACTGCACAGACGATATGGCGCGCGTACTGGTTGTCGCCACACGTGCGCCCGGTCCTGACCGGGACCTGAACCGACTCGCGGGGGTGGCGATGCGCTTCCTCAACGAGGCGCAGACCCTCACCGGCGCTTGCCACAACCGGATGGACAGTACCGGCGCGTGGGTCGACGAACCGGCGTTGGAGGACTGTTGGGGGCGCTGCCTGTGGGGCTTGGGAACCGCCGCTGCGCACAGTGATGTCGGCATGGTCCGCCAGATGGCTGTCGGTCAATTCACGCGCGCCGCGCAGCAGAGGTCGATATGGCCACGGGCGATGGCCTTCGCCGTACTGGGAGCGGCTGAGCTGCTCTCCGCCCACCCCGGGCACAGCGCCGCCCTCTCACTCATCACCGACTACGTAGTCGGTATCCCTGCCCCCACCGGAAACCCGGACTGGCCCTGGCCCGAACCGAGACTCACCTACGCCAATGCGGTTCTCGCCGAGGCCATGATTGCCGCGGGCGTCGCGATCGACGACTCGGCGCTCTACAACCGGGGTCTGGACCTGCTGGCATGGTTGGTCGAGCGCGAGACGGCCGACGATCACCTGTCGGTCACGCCCGCCGCTGGCTGGGGCATCGACGACCCTCGGCCGGGATTCGACCAGCAACCGATCGAGGTGGCCGCACTGGCAGACGCATGTGCCCGGGCCGCTGCTGTCGATCCGAGCGCCATCTGGCCAGAAACCGTGCGGGCCGCTGCCGCCTGGTTTCAGGGTGTCAACGATATCGGCGAGCTGATGTGGGATCCCGAGACCGGTGCCGGATTCGACGGGTTGCACGCCGACGGGGTGAACCGCAACCAGGGTGCCGAGTCGACTCTGGCAGCGCTCTCGACTTTTCTGCAGGCGCAACGCTTCTCTCACACCACCCCATGA
- a CDS encoding glycosyltransferase, with protein sequence MSAYPDPLRVGILSTYPPTPCGLATFSAALTVGLSATGAEVSVVRVSDGSPSGDGRVVGELVNGSAGSVAASSDLLNQNDIAVIQHEYGIYGGSDGDEVVDILGDLDIPSIVVVHTVLKDPTPHQRSLLEVVAALADRVVVMSESAHQRLCRGFHVDRHKVTTIPHGAMVPAPAQTKRSGRPTLLTWGLLGPGKGIERVIDSMGDLHRLNGRPRYLVAGRTHPKVLAADGEEYRDFCVEKARSSGLADSVHFESGYLGASSLSAQLRAAAVVVLPYDSTEQVTSGVLVDAVAHGRPVVATAFPHAVELLGSGAGIVVEHGNPEALTSALRSVLTQPRLAGAMAAEARRLAPTMSWSVVANAYQSTARQILADRSKRR encoded by the coding sequence GTGAGCGCGTATCCCGACCCTCTCAGGGTTGGAATCCTCAGCACATATCCGCCGACTCCCTGCGGTCTGGCGACATTCAGCGCAGCGCTCACGGTCGGGTTGTCCGCGACCGGCGCGGAAGTGAGTGTCGTCAGGGTCTCCGATGGTTCGCCGTCTGGCGACGGTCGGGTGGTCGGAGAGCTGGTCAACGGATCCGCGGGGTCGGTCGCGGCCAGTTCGGATCTGCTCAATCAGAACGACATTGCCGTCATCCAGCACGAGTACGGCATCTACGGGGGATCGGACGGTGACGAGGTTGTCGACATCCTCGGTGACCTCGATATCCCGTCGATCGTCGTCGTGCACACCGTTCTCAAAGATCCGACGCCCCACCAGCGTTCACTGCTTGAAGTAGTGGCGGCGCTGGCGGACCGGGTCGTCGTCATGTCTGAGTCGGCCCACCAACGGTTGTGTCGCGGCTTCCACGTTGACCGGCACAAGGTCACCACGATCCCGCACGGAGCGATGGTCCCGGCACCCGCGCAGACCAAGCGCAGCGGCAGGCCCACCCTCTTGACCTGGGGGTTGCTCGGACCGGGAAAGGGTATCGAGCGAGTCATCGACTCAATGGGCGACCTGCATCGGCTCAACGGCCGACCACGGTATCTGGTGGCCGGTCGGACGCACCCAAAGGTGCTCGCCGCCGATGGCGAGGAATACCGCGACTTCTGTGTCGAGAAGGCGCGGTCGAGCGGCCTGGCCGACTCGGTGCACTTCGAATCCGGCTACCTCGGCGCGTCGTCGCTGAGTGCACAGCTCCGGGCCGCGGCCGTGGTGGTGCTGCCCTACGACTCGACCGAGCAGGTCACCTCCGGGGTGTTGGTCGACGCGGTTGCCCATGGGCGGCCCGTTGTCGCTACCGCCTTTCCGCATGCCGTCGAGCTGCTTGGGAGTGGGGCAGGCATCGTGGTCGAGCACGGGAATCCGGAGGCGCTCACCTCCGCTCTGCGCAGCGTGCTCACCCAACCACGCCTCGCCGGCGCAATGGCCGCCGAGGCTCGTCGGTTGGCGCCCACGATGTCGTGGTCCGTCGTCGCCAATGCGTACCAGTCGACGGCACGGCAGATCCTGGCCGATCGATCGAAACGCCGGTGA